One window of Vibrio sinaloensis genomic DNA carries:
- a CDS encoding PLP-dependent aminotransferase family protein: MNRYQQLAEQIKQQIEQNTWRAGEKVLSIRAASKSYLVSASTVLQAYQLLESEGWLTAKPQSGYFVTPTLMRKHSAAPAVSPKVAYNDRLYQFLKRSSCAEVALGSAFPAPDLFPLTVLNRHLASAGRKLPAQQVLHNLPPGNESLRRSIAQRYIMSGLNVSHRDIVLTSGAMEALNLSLATLCKPGDKVVLESPTFYGALQAVERLGLEAIMVPVDPQTGLCVATFKQVLEQHNVKACWLMSRYQNPTGACLSEADKQQVVKLAHQYDVTIIEDDVYAELGLSDPMLHPFKYYDQHDRVMLCGSLSKSLCPGYRIGWVVNQSLSDQLQKQQMLSTLSASAPIQHGIAHYLQHESFDNHLRKLRKTLAQRRDAMLQLLNEHLPKHSQVHVSQGGYFVWIEFAKQVNCHRIYLDALKEGISVADGGLFGPSSQFNHCLRINVSFAVDSAMEQTVKKIGQWAERGTA, translated from the coding sequence ATGAATCGATATCAACAGCTTGCAGAGCAGATCAAACAGCAAATCGAACAAAACACTTGGCGCGCGGGAGAGAAAGTCTTGTCGATTCGTGCCGCAAGTAAAAGTTACTTGGTGAGCGCATCGACGGTGCTACAGGCTTATCAGTTGCTCGAAAGTGAGGGCTGGTTAACGGCCAAGCCTCAGTCAGGGTATTTTGTGACCCCCACTCTAATGAGAAAGCACAGCGCTGCGCCTGCAGTCTCGCCAAAGGTCGCATATAACGACAGATTGTATCAATTCCTTAAGCGCAGCTCCTGTGCCGAGGTCGCGCTCGGCTCTGCGTTTCCTGCGCCAGATCTGTTTCCTTTGACTGTGCTCAATCGTCATCTTGCGAGTGCGGGGCGCAAACTACCGGCTCAGCAAGTGTTGCATAATCTTCCTCCAGGCAATGAGTCTCTGCGCCGCAGTATCGCTCAGCGCTACATTATGAGTGGGCTTAATGTGTCACACCGTGACATTGTGCTGACCTCCGGTGCGATGGAAGCGCTGAATCTGAGTTTAGCCACCTTGTGTAAGCCTGGTGATAAGGTGGTGTTGGAATCGCCAACTTTTTATGGTGCATTGCAAGCGGTTGAGCGATTGGGCCTAGAGGCGATTATGGTTCCGGTAGACCCACAGACTGGCCTATGTGTGGCAACCTTTAAACAGGTACTCGAGCAGCATAACGTGAAGGCGTGCTGGTTGATGTCACGATACCAAAACCCGACCGGCGCCTGCTTGAGCGAAGCGGACAAGCAGCAAGTAGTGAAACTCGCTCATCAATATGATGTGACCATCATTGAAGACGATGTTTATGCCGAGCTTGGCTTGAGCGACCCTATGCTTCATCCATTTAAGTATTATGATCAACACGATAGGGTCATGTTGTGTGGCTCGTTATCCAAATCACTCTGCCCGGGGTACCGGATTGGTTGGGTGGTCAATCAATCATTGAGCGACCAGTTACAAAAGCAGCAGATGCTCTCAACCTTATCGGCTAGCGCGCCGATTCAACATGGTATCGCTCATTATCTTCAGCATGAAAGCTTTGATAACCATTTAAGGAAGCTGCGAAAAACGTTAGCGCAGCGCCGCGATGCCATGCTCCAGCTTCTAAACGAACATTTGCCCAAACATAGTCAGGTTCACGTGAGCCAAGGTGGCTACTTCGTTTGGATCGAGTTTGCTAAACAGGTTAATTGTCATCGCATCTATCTTGATGCGCTCAAAGAGGGTATATCGGTCGCTGATGGTGGTCTGTTTGGACCGTCGTCTCAATTTAACCATTGCCTGCGTATTAATGTCTCGTTCGCGGTCGACAGTGCTATGGAACAGACGGTGAAAAAAATAGGCCAATGGGCCGAGCGTGGCACTGCTTAA
- the asnS gene encoding asparagine--tRNA ligase — MTYAPVSDVLKGQLAVDSEVTVRGWIRSRRDSKAGISFLAIYDGSCFDPIQAVVPNNLNNYEDEVLKLTTGCSVEVTGKIVESPAKGQDFELAATDVKVVGWVEDADTYPMAKTRHSIEYLREVAHLRPRTNVIGAVARVRNCLSQAIHRFYHEQGYFWVSAPLITASDAEGAGEMFRVSTLDMENLPRTDKGEVDYNEDFFGKETFLTVSGQLNAEAYACALSKVYTFGPTFRAENSNTSRHLAEFWMVEPEVAFADLNDIAKLSEDMLKYVFKAVLAECRDDLEFFAQRIDKQAITRLEQFVSSDFAQVDYTDAIQILLDSGREFEFPVEWGIDMSSEHERFLAEEHFKAPVIVKNYPKDIKAFYMRLNDDGKTVAAMDVLAPGIGEIIGGSQREERLEVLDERMREIGIDPEHMSWYRDLRKYGTVPHAGFGLGFERLVSYVTGMGNVRDVIPFPRTPRSANF, encoded by the coding sequence ATGACTTACGCGCCTGTATCAGACGTATTGAAAGGTCAGCTAGCAGTAGACAGTGAAGTCACTGTTCGTGGCTGGATCCGTTCACGTCGTGATTCCAAAGCTGGAATCTCTTTCCTTGCCATATATGACGGCTCTTGTTTCGACCCGATTCAGGCCGTGGTCCCTAATAATCTTAATAATTACGAAGACGAAGTACTTAAGCTAACTACTGGCTGTTCTGTCGAAGTAACGGGTAAGATTGTTGAATCTCCTGCCAAAGGTCAAGACTTCGAACTCGCAGCAACTGACGTAAAAGTGGTTGGCTGGGTTGAAGATGCAGACACTTACCCAATGGCGAAAACTCGCCACTCTATCGAATACCTTCGCGAAGTGGCGCACCTCCGCCCACGTACCAACGTGATCGGTGCGGTAGCACGTGTACGTAACTGCCTATCTCAAGCGATCCACCGCTTCTACCATGAGCAAGGTTACTTTTGGGTATCGGCGCCACTTATCACTGCATCTGATGCTGAAGGTGCCGGCGAGATGTTCCGCGTCTCTACGCTAGATATGGAAAACCTACCTCGCACAGACAAAGGCGAAGTGGATTACAACGAAGACTTCTTCGGTAAAGAGACGTTTCTGACGGTATCTGGCCAGCTTAACGCTGAAGCCTACGCGTGTGCACTGAGCAAAGTTTACACGTTCGGTCCAACTTTCCGTGCTGAGAACTCAAACACCAGTCGTCACCTTGCAGAATTTTGGATGGTTGAGCCTGAAGTGGCTTTCGCTGATCTTAACGATATCGCGAAATTGTCTGAAGACATGCTTAAGTATGTGTTCAAAGCAGTACTAGCAGAATGTCGTGACGATCTTGAGTTCTTCGCTCAACGCATCGATAAACAAGCCATCACTCGCCTAGAGCAGTTTGTTTCTTCTGACTTTGCTCAAGTTGACTACACCGACGCTATCCAGATCCTGCTTGATTCTGGCCGTGAGTTCGAGTTCCCAGTTGAATGGGGTATCGACATGTCTTCTGAGCACGAGCGCTTCCTAGCAGAAGAGCACTTTAAAGCTCCAGTTATTGTGAAAAACTACCCGAAAGACATCAAAGCCTTCTACATGCGTCTTAACGACGATGGTAAAACCGTAGCGGCGATGGACGTTCTTGCACCAGGCATTGGCGAGATCATCGGTGGTTCTCAGCGTGAAGAGCGTCTTGAAGTGCTTGATGAGCGTATGCGCGAAATCGGCATCGATCCTGAGCACATGAGTTGGTACCGAGACTTACGCAAATACGGCACGGTGCCACACGCAGGCTTTGGTCTAGGCTTTGAGCGTTTGGTCTCTTACGTGACTGGCATGGGCAACGTACGTGACGTGATTCCATTCCCTCGCACACCTCGCTCTGCAAACTTCTAA